From one Gossypium hirsutum isolate 1008001.06 chromosome D08, Gossypium_hirsutum_v2.1, whole genome shotgun sequence genomic stretch:
- the LOC107914322 gene encoding peroxidase 59 — protein sequence MMKSPNNFKGYYYSLFMISLMLCLGARSQLTTDFYSQTCPSLLSTVRKQVQSAIKTEMRMAASLLRLHFHDCFVNGCDASVLLDGDNSTEKFALANVNSARGFEVIDAIKSAVESSCSGVVSCADILAIAARDSVVLSGGPTWRVLLGRRDGLVSNGTLANAALPSPFEALDAIIQKFVDVGLNITDVVSLSGGHTIGLAKCATFDNRLFNFSGTGAPDSTMEANMLADLQSFCPVNGDSNRFTTLDRNSTDLFDNHYFKNLLNGKGLLGSDQILYSSDLAVSTTKSLVESYSSNSKLFFNDFVNSMIKMGNISPLTGTNGEIRKNCRAVNS from the exons ATGATGAAGAGTCCAAACAACTTTAAGGGTTATTATTATTCTCTGTTTATGATCAGCTTGATGCTTTGTTTAGGTGCGAGGTCCCAACTAACTACTGATTTCTATTCACAAACATGTCCATCTCTCCTTTCAACGGTACGGAAACAAGTTCAGAGTGCGATCAAGACCGAAATGCGAATGGCGGCCTCTCTGCTCCGGCTTCATTTCCACGATTGCTTTGTGAAT GGTTGTGATGCATCAGTTTTGTTGGATGGAGACAATAGTACTGAGAAGTTTGCTCTTGCAAATGTCAATTCGGCAAGAGGATTTGAAGTCATCGACGCAATAAAAAGCGCCGTAGAGAGCTCATGCAGTGGAGTTGTATCATGTGCTGATATATTAGCCATCGCTGCTCGCGATTCTGTTGTCTTA AGTGGAGGTCCAACATGGAGAGTTTTATTAGGAAGGAGAGACGGACTAGTTTCCAACGGGACACTAGCAAACGCTGCACTTCCTTCTCCATTCGAGGCATTGGATGCCATCATTCAAAAGTTTGTCGATGTTGGTCTCAACATAACAGATGTAGTCTCTTTATCAG gtGGCCATACAATTGGATTGGCAAAGTGTGCCACCTTCGACAAtagattattcaatttctcaggAACTGGTGCTCCCGACAGTACGATGGAGGCTAACATGTTGGCGGATTTGCAAAGCTTTTGTCCGGTTAACGGTGACAGTAACAGGTTCACTACTCTTGATAGGAACTCAACTGATCTATTTGACAACCATTATTTCAAGAACTTGTTAAATGGGAAGGGCTTATTAGGTTCGGATCAGATTTTATATTCTAGTGATTTGGCCGTTTCCACAACTAAAAGCCTTGTTGAAAGTTACAGCAGCAACTCAAAACTTTTCTTCAATGACTTTGTCAACTCCATGATCAAGATGGGGAATATAAGTCCACTTACTGGGACTAATGGAGAGATTAGGAAGAATTGCAGGGCTGTTAATTCTTAG